From a region of the Etheostoma cragini isolate CJK2018 chromosome 20, CSU_Ecrag_1.0, whole genome shotgun sequence genome:
- the tmem39b gene encoding transmembrane protein 39B, which translates to MAGGRRGANRTTYCRPPLSSEPGSVSNGNHSASSPVTGVRSRARNGSGTCMSSPPLAAQTVVPLKHCKIPELSMDRNVLFELHLFFCHLIALFVHYINIYKTVWWYPPSHPPSHTSLNFHLIDYNMLVFTVIILARRLIAAIVKEASQSGKLSFPHSIFLVMARFAVLTLTGWSLCRSLIYLFRSYSVLSLLFLCYPFGMYIPFFRLSCDFRRAGPLSPIASIGSKEVGSMGRGRDYLTVLKETWKQHTSQLYGVQAMPTHACCLSPDLIRKEVEYLKMDFNWRMKEVLVSSMLSAYYVAFVPVWFVKSTQYVDKRWSCELFILVSVSTSVILMRHLLPPRYCDLLHKAAAHLGCWQKVDPSLCSNVLQHIWTEEYMWPQGVLVKHNKNVYKAMGHYNVAIPSDVSHYRFYFFFNKPLRILNILIILEGAMIFYQLYSLICSEKWHQTISLALILFSNYYAFFKLLRDRIVLGKAYSYSNSLSDQKVS; encoded by the exons ATGGCTGGTGGAAGGAGAGGGGCGAACCGTACCACATACTGCAGACCTCCACTAAGCAGTGAACCAGGCTCTGTCAGCAATGGCAACCACTCGGCCAGCTCCCCGGTCACAGGCGTGCGATCTCGTGCAAG GAATGGTTCGGGAACATGTATGTCCAGCCCCCCACTGGCCGCGCAGACGGTGGTTCCTCTGAAGCACTGTAAGATCCCAGAGTTATCTATGGATCGCAACGTGCTGTTTGAGCTCCATCTTTTCTTCTGCCACCTCATCGCCCTCTTTGTCCATTACATCAACATCTACAAGACTGTGTGGTGGTACCCCCCATCACACCCTCCCTCCCACACTTCACTG AACTTTCATCTTATTGATTATAACATGCTGGTGTTCACAGTCATCATACTGGCAAGGAGGTTAATTGCAGCAATTGTAAAAGAG gCATCACAGAGTGGGAAACTATCCTTCCCTCATTCAATATTTCTAGTGATGGCTCGGTTTGCTGTGCTGACGCTGACAGGCTGGAGCCTGTGCCGTTCCCTCATTTACCTCTTCAGAAGCTACTCTGTCCTCAGCCTGCTCTTCCTCTGCTACCC attCGGGATGTATATTCCATTCTTCCGGCTGAGCTGTGATTTCCGGCGGGCAGGTCCACTTTCCCCCATCGCCAGCATCGGCTCCAAGGAGGTGGGCAGTATGGGCCGGGGCAGGGACTACTTGACTGTGCTGAAGGAGACGTGGAAGCAGCACACCAGCCAGCTGTACGGCGTCCAGGCCATGCCGACTCACGCCTGCTGCCTCTCCCCGGATCTCATCCGCAAGGAAGTGGAGTACCTGAAGATGGACTTTAACTGGAGGATGAAGGAGGTGCTTGTCAGCTCGATGCTCAGTGCCTACTATGTGGCCTTTGTACCCGTCTGGTTCGTCAAG AGCACACAGTATGTGGACAAGCGTTGGTCTTGTGAGCTGTTCATCCTGGTGTCAGTCAGTACGTCAGTGATCCTCATGAGGCACTTGTTGCCACCTCGATACTGTGACCTGCTTCATAAAGCTGCAGCTCACCTGGGCTGCTGGCAGAAAGTAGACCCCTCGCTCTGCTCCAATGTTCTTCAGCACAT ATGGACGGAAGAGTACATGTGGCCACAGGGAGTCCTGGTTAAACATAATAAGAACGTCTACAAGGCCATGGGTCACTACAATGTTGCAATTCCATCAGATGTGTCCCATTATCGCTTCTAT TTCTTTTTCAACAAGCCTTTACGAATATTGAACATACTCATCATCCTGGAAGGTGCCATGATATTCTACCAGCTCTACTCATTGATATGTTCAGAAAAGTGGCATCAGACGATATCACTGGCTCTGATTCTTTTCAGCAACTACTACGCCTTCTTCAAGCTTCTCAGAGACAGAATAGTCCTCGGAAAGGCATATTCGTACTCAAACAGCCTGTCAGACCAAAAAGTCAGTTAG
- the LOC117935789 gene encoding KH domain-containing, RNA-binding, signal transduction-associated protein 1-like, whose protein sequence is MSNPESAIESSPQKKIKMEDTKYLPELLAEKDSLDSSFTHAMKLISAEIDRIQKGDTKKEPEKETYLDLFATKNLKLKERVLIPTKQYPRVNFVGKLLGPQGSTIKRLQEETGAKISVLGKGSMRDKNKEEELRKGGEAKYAHLAMELHVFIEVMAPIPEVYMRMAHAMEEVKKFLIPEPGEHDPYMDPHFLNGSQDGSGRGRGGHLGRGRGGPPGAGGPRGRGMPRGAPRGAMRGGGPRGGLGRGNGPRGAPSGRGGPPSAPNRGGSSSRSRPPAAGAQRMLPSSAMSHQQHQGPPSASQPKSDGYEDYSQYEESYAEPSYEGYENYYNQQSAPADTEYYDYGHGEAQETAYEPYAQDDWDNSWSNSGAGGKAPGAARQSKGSYREHPYGRY, encoded by the exons ATGAGCAATCCTGAGTCCGCCATAGAGTCAAGCCCACAGAAGAAAATCAAAATGGAAGACACTAAATACCTGCCGGAGCTCCTGGCTGAAAAAGACAGCTTGGACTCGTCTTTCACGCACGCCATGAAACTTATTTCTGCAG AAATCGACAGGATTCAAAAAGGTGACACCAAGAAAGAGCCAGAGAAGGAAACGTATCTGGACCTTTTTGCTACAAAGAACCTTAAACTGAAAGAGCGGGTACTAATTCCTACCAAGCAGTATCCTCGG GTCAACTTTGTTGGTAAGCTTTTGGGACCTCAAGGCAGCACAATCAAGAGGCTCCAGGAAGAGACGGGTGCAAAGATTTCAGTCCTGGGTAAAGGTTCCATGAGAGACAAGAATAAG GAGGAAGAGCTGAGGAAAGGTGGTGAGGCCAAATATGCACACCTTGCCATGGAGCTGCATGTCTTCATTGAGGTGATGGCACCCATACCAGAAGTCTATATGCGCATGGCTCATGCCATGGAGGAGGTCAAGAAGTTCCTTATCCCA GAACCTGGTGAGCACGACCCGTACATGGATCCTCATTTCCTGAATGGATCCCAGGATGGTTCAGGCAGAGGACGTGGTGGGCACCTAGGAAGGGGCAGAGGTGGACCACCAGGTGCTGGAGGACCAAG GGGACGAGGGATGCCTCGTGGGGCTCCCAGAGGAGCAATGCGTGGTGGCGGTCCACGTGGAGGATTAGGCCGGGGTAATGGTCCTAGAGGTGCACCATCTGGTAGGGGTGGGCCACCTTCTGCTCCTAATAGAGGAGGCTCATCTTCCCGCTCTAGACCCCCTGCAGCAGGGGCTCAAAGGATGCTCCCCTCTTCAGCCATGTCTCACCAGCAACACCAGGGTCCTCCCTCAGCATCACAGCCCAAGTCTGATGGCTATGAAGACTAT TCTCAGTATGAAGAATCCTATGCAGAGCCTTCCTATGAGGGATATGAAAATTACTATAATCAGCAATCGGCACCTGC GGATACTGAATATTATGATTACGGACATGGAGAGGCCCAGGAAACGGCATACGAGCCTTATG cTCAAGATGATTGGGACAACTCATGGTCCAACTCCGGGGCTGGAGGCAAGGCCCCCGGCGCAGCCAGGCAGTCAAAGGGATCGTATAGAGAGCATCCATATGGACGATACTGA
- the LOC117935914 gene encoding histone-binding protein RBBP4 isoform X3 has translation MADKDAAFDDAVEERVINEEYKIWKKNTPFLYDLVMTHALEWPSLTAQWLPDVTRPEGKDYSVHRLVLGTHTSDEQNHLVIASVQLPNDDAQFDASHYDSEKGEFGGFGSVSGKIEIEIKINHEGEVNRARYMPQNPCIIATKTPTSDVLVFDYTKHPSKPEDPSGECTPDLRLRGHQKEGYGLSWNPNLSGCLLSASDDHTICLWDISTVPKEGKIVDAKTIFTGHTAVVEDVSWHLLHESLFGSVADDQKLMIWDTRSNNTSKPSHAVDAHTAEVNCLSFNPYSEFILATGSADKTVALWDLRNLKLKLHSFESHKDEIFQVQWSPHNETILASSGTDRRLNVWDLSKIGEEQSPEDAEDGPPELLFIHGGHTAKISDFSWNPNEPWVICSVSEDNIMQVWQMAENIYNDEDPEGAADSEVQA, from the exons ATGGCGGATAAAGACG CTGCATTTGATGATGCTGTGGAGGAAAGGGTGATCAATGAGGAGTACAAGATCTGGAAGAAGAACACTCCTTTCCTCTACGACCTGGTCATGACTCACGCCCTGGAGTGGCCCAGCCTCACTGCCCAGTGGCTGCCAGATGTCACCAG GCCAGAGGGCAAAGACTACAGTGTGCACAGACTGGTTTTGGGAACACACACTTCTGATGAGCAGAATCACCTTGTAATTGCTAGTGTTCAGCTCCCTAATGATGATGCCCAGTTTGATGCATCACACTACGACAGCGAAAAAGGAG AGTTTGGAGGCTTTGGCTCTGTAAGTGGGAAGATTGAGATTGAGATCAAGATCAATCATGAGGGGGAAGTGAACAGAGCCCGCTACATGCCTCAGAATCCTTGCATTATTGCCACAAAGACCCCCACCAGTGACGTGCTGGTGTTTGATTACACAAAGCACCCCTCCAAACCTG AAGACCCTTCTGGAGAATGCACCCCAGATCTGCGGTTGAGAGGCCACCAGAAGGAGGGCTATGGCCTCTCCTGGAACCCAAACCTCAGCGGCTGCCTCCTCAGTGCTTCTGATGACCAT ACAATCTGCCTATGGGACATCAGCACAGTGCCCAAAGAGGGAAAGATAGTGGATGCCAAGACCATCTTCACAGGCCACACGGCTGTGGTAGAGGATGTTTCCTGGCACCTGCTTCACGAGTCGCTCTTTGGGTCTGTGGCCGATGACCAAAAACTTATGAT ctgggACACACGATCCAACAACACCTCCAAGCCCAGCCATGCAGTGGACGCCCACACAGCTGAGGTCAACTGCTTGTCCTTCAACCCCTACAGCGAGTTCATCCTGGCCACTGGCTCTGCAGATAAG ACCGTGGCTCTTTGGGACCTAAGGAACTTGAAGCTAAAGCTGCACTCTTTTGAGTCTCACAAAGATGAGATTTTCCAG GTTCAGTGGTCTCCTCATAATGAAACAATTCTGGCCTCCAGCGGCACCGACAGGAGGCTCAATGTCTGGGACCTCAGTAAGATCGGAGAGGAACAGTCACCGGAGGATGCTGAGGATGGCCCTCCTGAGCTACTG TTCATCCACGGAGGACACACAGCAAAGATCTCCGACTTCTCTTGGAACCCCAACGAGCCGTGGGTCATCTGCTCTGTATCAGAGGACAACATCATGCAAGTCTGGCAGATG GCTGAAAATATCTACAATGACGAGGACCCAGAAGGTGCTGCAGATTCAGAGGTGCAGGCATGA
- the zbtb8os gene encoding protein archease encodes MDDRALDLTEAQKATKSKYPPINKKYEYLDHTADVQIHSWGNSLEEAFEQCAMGMFGYMTDTETVEPIDTVDVESEGHDMESLLFHFLDDWLYKFCADLFFVPREIKVLHIDRMHFKIRSIGWGEEFSLAKHPQGTEVKAITYSAMQIHDKEKPEIFAIIDI; translated from the exons ATGGACGACCGTGCGCTAGACCTGACAGAGGCACAGAAAGCTACCAAGTCTAAATACCCGCCAATCAACAAGAAATATGAAT ATCTGGATCATACAGCAGATGTaca AATTCACTCCTGGGGAAACTCTCTAGAGGAAGCCTTCGAGCAGTGTGCCATGGGCATGTTCGGCTacatgacagacacagagacggTGGAACCGATTGATACTGTTGATGTGGAATCAGAGG GTCATGATATGGAGTCTCTTCTTTTCCACTTCCTAGATGATTGGTTGTACAAGTTTTGTGCAGATCTCTTCTTTGTTCCCAGG GAGATCAAAGTTTTGCACATAGACAGAATGCACTTCAAGATCCGCTCCATTGG ctgggGTGAAGAATTCTCTCTGGCAAAGCATCCACAG GGGACTGAGGTGAAAGCCATCACATACTCCGCAATGCAGATCCATGATAAAGAAAAACCGGAGATATTTGCCATCATTGATATCTGA
- the LOC117935914 gene encoding histone-binding protein RBBP4 isoform X4 → MADKDAAFDDAVEERVINEEYKIWKKNTPFLYDLVMTHALEWPSLTAQWLPDVTRPEGKDYSVHRLVLGTHTSDEQNHLVIASVQLPNDDAQFDASHYDSEKGEFGGFGSVSGKIEIEIKINHEGEVNRARYMPQNPCIIATKTPTSDVLVFDYTKHPSKPDPSGECTPDLRLRGHQKEGYGLSWNPNLSGCLLSASDDHTICLWDISTVPKEGKIVDAKTIFTGHTAVVEDVSWHLLHESLFGSVADDQKLMIWDTRSNNTSKPSHAVDAHTAEVNCLSFNPYSEFILATGSADKTVALWDLRNLKLKLHSFESHKDEIFQVQWSPHNETILASSGTDRRLNVWDLSKIGEEQSPEDAEDGPPELLFIHGGHTAKISDFSWNPNEPWVICSVSEDNIMQVWQMAENIYNDEDPEGAADSEVQA, encoded by the exons ATGGCGGATAAAGACG CTGCATTTGATGATGCTGTGGAGGAAAGGGTGATCAATGAGGAGTACAAGATCTGGAAGAAGAACACTCCTTTCCTCTACGACCTGGTCATGACTCACGCCCTGGAGTGGCCCAGCCTCACTGCCCAGTGGCTGCCAGATGTCACCAG GCCAGAGGGCAAAGACTACAGTGTGCACAGACTGGTTTTGGGAACACACACTTCTGATGAGCAGAATCACCTTGTAATTGCTAGTGTTCAGCTCCCTAATGATGATGCCCAGTTTGATGCATCACACTACGACAGCGAAAAAGGAG AGTTTGGAGGCTTTGGCTCTGTAAGTGGGAAGATTGAGATTGAGATCAAGATCAATCATGAGGGGGAAGTGAACAGAGCCCGCTACATGCCTCAGAATCCTTGCATTATTGCCACAAAGACCCCCACCAGTGACGTGCTGGTGTTTGATTACACAAAGCACCCCTCCAAACCTG ACCCTTCTGGAGAATGCACCCCAGATCTGCGGTTGAGAGGCCACCAGAAGGAGGGCTATGGCCTCTCCTGGAACCCAAACCTCAGCGGCTGCCTCCTCAGTGCTTCTGATGACCAT ACAATCTGCCTATGGGACATCAGCACAGTGCCCAAAGAGGGAAAGATAGTGGATGCCAAGACCATCTTCACAGGCCACACGGCTGTGGTAGAGGATGTTTCCTGGCACCTGCTTCACGAGTCGCTCTTTGGGTCTGTGGCCGATGACCAAAAACTTATGAT ctgggACACACGATCCAACAACACCTCCAAGCCCAGCCATGCAGTGGACGCCCACACAGCTGAGGTCAACTGCTTGTCCTTCAACCCCTACAGCGAGTTCATCCTGGCCACTGGCTCTGCAGATAAG ACCGTGGCTCTTTGGGACCTAAGGAACTTGAAGCTAAAGCTGCACTCTTTTGAGTCTCACAAAGATGAGATTTTCCAG GTTCAGTGGTCTCCTCATAATGAAACAATTCTGGCCTCCAGCGGCACCGACAGGAGGCTCAATGTCTGGGACCTCAGTAAGATCGGAGAGGAACAGTCACCGGAGGATGCTGAGGATGGCCCTCCTGAGCTACTG TTCATCCACGGAGGACACACAGCAAAGATCTCCGACTTCTCTTGGAACCCCAACGAGCCGTGGGTCATCTGCTCTGTATCAGAGGACAACATCATGCAAGTCTGGCAGATG GCTGAAAATATCTACAATGACGAGGACCCAGAAGGTGCTGCAGATTCAGAGGTGCAGGCATGA
- the LOC117935914 gene encoding histone-binding protein RBBP4 isoform X2 encodes MADKDAAFDDAVEERVINEEYKIWKKNTPFLYDLVMTHALEWPSLTAQWLPDVTRPEGKDYSVHRLVLGTHTSDEQNHLVIASVQLPNDDAQFDASHYDSEKGAEFGGFGSVSGKIEIEIKINHEGEVNRARYMPQNPCIIATKTPTSDVLVFDYTKHPSKPDPSGECTPDLRLRGHQKEGYGLSWNPNLSGCLLSASDDHTICLWDISTVPKEGKIVDAKTIFTGHTAVVEDVSWHLLHESLFGSVADDQKLMIWDTRSNNTSKPSHAVDAHTAEVNCLSFNPYSEFILATGSADKTVALWDLRNLKLKLHSFESHKDEIFQVQWSPHNETILASSGTDRRLNVWDLSKIGEEQSPEDAEDGPPELLFIHGGHTAKISDFSWNPNEPWVICSVSEDNIMQVWQMAENIYNDEDPEGAADSEVQA; translated from the exons ATGGCGGATAAAGACG CTGCATTTGATGATGCTGTGGAGGAAAGGGTGATCAATGAGGAGTACAAGATCTGGAAGAAGAACACTCCTTTCCTCTACGACCTGGTCATGACTCACGCCCTGGAGTGGCCCAGCCTCACTGCCCAGTGGCTGCCAGATGTCACCAG GCCAGAGGGCAAAGACTACAGTGTGCACAGACTGGTTTTGGGAACACACACTTCTGATGAGCAGAATCACCTTGTAATTGCTAGTGTTCAGCTCCCTAATGATGATGCCCAGTTTGATGCATCACACTACGACAGCGAAAAAGGAG CAGAGTTTGGAGGCTTTGGCTCTGTAAGTGGGAAGATTGAGATTGAGATCAAGATCAATCATGAGGGGGAAGTGAACAGAGCCCGCTACATGCCTCAGAATCCTTGCATTATTGCCACAAAGACCCCCACCAGTGACGTGCTGGTGTTTGATTACACAAAGCACCCCTCCAAACCTG ACCCTTCTGGAGAATGCACCCCAGATCTGCGGTTGAGAGGCCACCAGAAGGAGGGCTATGGCCTCTCCTGGAACCCAAACCTCAGCGGCTGCCTCCTCAGTGCTTCTGATGACCAT ACAATCTGCCTATGGGACATCAGCACAGTGCCCAAAGAGGGAAAGATAGTGGATGCCAAGACCATCTTCACAGGCCACACGGCTGTGGTAGAGGATGTTTCCTGGCACCTGCTTCACGAGTCGCTCTTTGGGTCTGTGGCCGATGACCAAAAACTTATGAT ctgggACACACGATCCAACAACACCTCCAAGCCCAGCCATGCAGTGGACGCCCACACAGCTGAGGTCAACTGCTTGTCCTTCAACCCCTACAGCGAGTTCATCCTGGCCACTGGCTCTGCAGATAAG ACCGTGGCTCTTTGGGACCTAAGGAACTTGAAGCTAAAGCTGCACTCTTTTGAGTCTCACAAAGATGAGATTTTCCAG GTTCAGTGGTCTCCTCATAATGAAACAATTCTGGCCTCCAGCGGCACCGACAGGAGGCTCAATGTCTGGGACCTCAGTAAGATCGGAGAGGAACAGTCACCGGAGGATGCTGAGGATGGCCCTCCTGAGCTACTG TTCATCCACGGAGGACACACAGCAAAGATCTCCGACTTCTCTTGGAACCCCAACGAGCCGTGGGTCATCTGCTCTGTATCAGAGGACAACATCATGCAAGTCTGGCAGATG GCTGAAAATATCTACAATGACGAGGACCCAGAAGGTGCTGCAGATTCAGAGGTGCAGGCATGA
- the LOC117935914 gene encoding histone-binding protein RBBP4 isoform X1 — MADKDAAFDDAVEERVINEEYKIWKKNTPFLYDLVMTHALEWPSLTAQWLPDVTRPEGKDYSVHRLVLGTHTSDEQNHLVIASVQLPNDDAQFDASHYDSEKGAEFGGFGSVSGKIEIEIKINHEGEVNRARYMPQNPCIIATKTPTSDVLVFDYTKHPSKPEDPSGECTPDLRLRGHQKEGYGLSWNPNLSGCLLSASDDHTICLWDISTVPKEGKIVDAKTIFTGHTAVVEDVSWHLLHESLFGSVADDQKLMIWDTRSNNTSKPSHAVDAHTAEVNCLSFNPYSEFILATGSADKTVALWDLRNLKLKLHSFESHKDEIFQVQWSPHNETILASSGTDRRLNVWDLSKIGEEQSPEDAEDGPPELLFIHGGHTAKISDFSWNPNEPWVICSVSEDNIMQVWQMAENIYNDEDPEGAADSEVQA; from the exons ATGGCGGATAAAGACG CTGCATTTGATGATGCTGTGGAGGAAAGGGTGATCAATGAGGAGTACAAGATCTGGAAGAAGAACACTCCTTTCCTCTACGACCTGGTCATGACTCACGCCCTGGAGTGGCCCAGCCTCACTGCCCAGTGGCTGCCAGATGTCACCAG GCCAGAGGGCAAAGACTACAGTGTGCACAGACTGGTTTTGGGAACACACACTTCTGATGAGCAGAATCACCTTGTAATTGCTAGTGTTCAGCTCCCTAATGATGATGCCCAGTTTGATGCATCACACTACGACAGCGAAAAAGGAG CAGAGTTTGGAGGCTTTGGCTCTGTAAGTGGGAAGATTGAGATTGAGATCAAGATCAATCATGAGGGGGAAGTGAACAGAGCCCGCTACATGCCTCAGAATCCTTGCATTATTGCCACAAAGACCCCCACCAGTGACGTGCTGGTGTTTGATTACACAAAGCACCCCTCCAAACCTG AAGACCCTTCTGGAGAATGCACCCCAGATCTGCGGTTGAGAGGCCACCAGAAGGAGGGCTATGGCCTCTCCTGGAACCCAAACCTCAGCGGCTGCCTCCTCAGTGCTTCTGATGACCAT ACAATCTGCCTATGGGACATCAGCACAGTGCCCAAAGAGGGAAAGATAGTGGATGCCAAGACCATCTTCACAGGCCACACGGCTGTGGTAGAGGATGTTTCCTGGCACCTGCTTCACGAGTCGCTCTTTGGGTCTGTGGCCGATGACCAAAAACTTATGAT ctgggACACACGATCCAACAACACCTCCAAGCCCAGCCATGCAGTGGACGCCCACACAGCTGAGGTCAACTGCTTGTCCTTCAACCCCTACAGCGAGTTCATCCTGGCCACTGGCTCTGCAGATAAG ACCGTGGCTCTTTGGGACCTAAGGAACTTGAAGCTAAAGCTGCACTCTTTTGAGTCTCACAAAGATGAGATTTTCCAG GTTCAGTGGTCTCCTCATAATGAAACAATTCTGGCCTCCAGCGGCACCGACAGGAGGCTCAATGTCTGGGACCTCAGTAAGATCGGAGAGGAACAGTCACCGGAGGATGCTGAGGATGGCCCTCCTGAGCTACTG TTCATCCACGGAGGACACACAGCAAAGATCTCCGACTTCTCTTGGAACCCCAACGAGCCGTGGGTCATCTGCTCTGTATCAGAGGACAACATCATGCAAGTCTGGCAGATG GCTGAAAATATCTACAATGACGAGGACCCAGAAGGTGCTGCAGATTCAGAGGTGCAGGCATGA